One window of Lemur catta isolate mLemCat1 chromosome 3, mLemCat1.pri, whole genome shotgun sequence genomic DNA carries:
- the PLK3 gene encoding serine/threonine-protein kinase PLK3 encodes MEPAAGFLSPRPFPRAAAPPAPPAGPGPPPSASPGPELEMLAGPPAPDPGRLITDPRSGRTYFKGRLLGKGGFARCYEATDTETGGAYAVKVIPQSRVAKPHQREKILNEIELHRDLQHRHIVRFSHHFEDADNIYIFLELCSRKSLAHIWKARHTLLEPEVRYYLRQILSGLKYLHQRGILHRDLKLGNFFITENMELKVGDFGLAARLEPPEQRKKTICGTPNYVAPEVLLRQGHGPEADVWSLGCVMYTLLCGSPPFETADLKETYRCIKQVHYTLPASLSLPARQLLAAILRASPRDRPSIDQILRHDFFTKGYTPDRLPVSSCVTVPDLTPPNPAKSLFAKVTKTLFRRKKKSKNHSEERDEVSCLVSGLMHTSIGHHDARPEAPAASGPAPVSLVDTAPEDSSPRGTLASSGDGFEEGLTVATVVESALCALRNCVAFMPPAEQNPAPLAQPEPLVWVSKWVDYSNKFGFGYQLSSRRVAVLFNDGTHMALSANRKTVHYNPTSTKHFSFSVGAVPRALQPQLGILRYFASYMEQHLMKGGDLPSVEEVEVPAPPLLLQWVKTDQALLMLFSDGTVQVNFYGDHTKLILSGWEPLLVTFVARNRSAYTYLASHLRQLGCSPDLRQRLRYALRLLRDRSPA; translated from the exons ATGGAGCCCGCCGCCGGCTTCCTGTCCCCGCGCCCCTTCCCACGAGCGgccgccccgcccgcgccccccgcgGGGCCCGGACCGCCTCCGAGTGCCTCGCCGGGACCTGAGCTGGAGATGCTGGCCGGGCCGCCCGCGCCAGACCCTGGGCGCCTCATTACCGACCCGCGCAGCGGCCGCACCTACTTCAAAGGCCGCTTGTTGGGCAAG GGGGGCTTCGCCCGCTGCTACGAGGCCACTGACACAGAGACCGGCGGCGCCTACGCTGTCAAAGTCATCCCGCAGAGCCGCGTCGCCAAGCCGCATCAGCGCGAGAAG ATCCTAAACGAGATTGAACTGCACCGAGACCTGCAGCACCGCCACATCGTGCGTTTTTCGCACCACTTTGAGGACGCTGAcaacatatacatttttctgGAGCTCTGCAGCCGAAAG TCTCTGGCCCACATCTGGAAGGCCCGGCACACCTTGTTGGAGCCCGAGGTGCGCTACTACCTGCGGCAGATCCTTTCTGGCCTCAAGTACTTGCACCAGCGGGGCATCCTGCACCGGGACCTCAAGCTGG GAAACTTTTTCATCACTGAGAACATGGAACTGAAGGTGGGGGATTTTGGGCTGGCAGCCCGGTTGGAACCCCCGGAGCAGAGGAAGAA GACCATCTGTGGCACCCCCAACTATGTGGCTCCAGAAGTGCTGCTGAGACAGGGCCACGGCCCTGAGGCAGACGTGTGGTCACTGGGCTGTGTCAT GTACACGCTGCTCTGCGGGAGCCCCCCCTTTGAGACGGCTGACCTGAAGGAGACATACCGCTGCATCAAGCAGGTTCACTACACGCTGCCTGCCAGCCTCTCACTGCCTGCCCGGCAGCTCCTGGCCGCCATCCTTCGGGCCTCACCCCGAGACCGCCCGTCTATTGACCAGATCCTGCGCCATGACTTCTTTACCAAG GGCTACACCCCTGATCGGCTCCCTGTCAGCAGCTGTGTGACAGTACCAGACCTGACACCCCCCAACCCGGCTAAGAGTCTGTTTGCCAAAGTTACCAAGACCCTCTTCCGCAGGAAGAAGAAGA GTAAGAACCATTCCGAGGAGCGGGACGAGGTCTCCTGTTTGGTGAGCGGCCTCATGCACACATCCATTGGCCATCACGATGCCAGGCCTGAG GCTCCAGCAGCTTCTGGTCCAGCCCCTGTCAGCCTGGTAGACACAGCACCTGAGGACAGCTCACCCCGTGGGACACTGGCAAGCAGTGGAGATG GGTTTGAAGAAGGTCTCACTGTGGCCACAGTGGTGGAGTCAGCCCTCTGTGCTCTGAGAAACTGTGTGGCCTTCATGCCCCCAG CGGAACAGAACCCGGCTCCCCTGGCCCAGCCAGAACCTCTGGTGTGGGTCAGCAAGTGGGTTGACTACTCCAACAAGTTTGGCTTTGGGTATCAACTCTCCAGCCGCCGTGTGGCTGTACTCTTCAACGATGGTACACACATGGCCCTGTCGGCCAATAGAAA GACTGTGCACTACAATCCCACCAGCACAAAGCACTTCTCCTTCTCTGTGGGTGCTGTGCCCCGGGCCCTGCAGCCTCAGCTAGGCATCCTGCGGTATTTTGCCTCCTACATGGAGCAGCACCTCATGAAG GGTGGAGATCTGCCCAGTGTGGAAGAGGTGGAGGTGCCCGCCCCGCCCTTGCTGCTGCAGTGGGTCAAGACGGATCAGGCCCTACTCATGCTGTTTAGTGATGGTACTGTCCAG GTGAACTTCTACGGGGACCACACCAAGCTGATCCTCAGTGGCTGGGAACCCCTTCTTGTGACTTTTGTGGCCCGAAATCGCAGTGCTTATACTTACCTCGCTTCCCACCTTCGGCAGCTGGGCTGCTCCCCAGACCTGCGGCAGCGACTCCGCTATGCTCTGCGCCTGCTCCGGGACCGCAGCCCAGCCTAG
- the BEST4 gene encoding bestrophin-4 gives MGRQAKERGSSEGSFYDLLPQAPSTMTVSYTLKVAEARFGGFSSLLLRWRGSIYKLLYKEFLLFVALYTVLSITYRLLLTQEQRHVYAQVARYCNRSADLIPLSFVLGFYVTLVVNRWWSQYTSIPLPDQLMCVISASVHGADQRGRLLRRTLMRYANLASVLVLRSVSTRVLKRFPTMEHVVDAGFMSQEERKKFESLKSDFNKYWVPCVWFTNLAAQARRDGHIRDDIALCLLLEELNKYRAKCSMLFHYDWISIPLVYTQVVTIAVYSFFALSLVGRQFVEPEAGATKPQEPAPALGDLDMYVPLTTLLQFFFYAGWLKVAEQIINPFGEDDDDFETNQLIDRNLQVSLLSVDDMYQNLPPAEKDLYWDENQPQPPYTVATAAESLRPSFLGSTFNLRMSDDPEQSLQVEASPASPRPAPPAQTPLLGRFLGAGAPSPATSLRNFGRARGGPRTPHLLRLRAEERDDPEAAARIEEEAAESEDEAPEP, from the exons ATGGGAAGGCAAGCTAAGGAGAGGGGCAGCTCTGAGGGCAGCTTTTATgacctcctgccccaggcccccagcaccATGACGGTTTCATACACTCTGAAAGTGGCGGAGGCCCGCTTCGGAGGCTTCTCCAGCCTGCTTCTGCGCTGGAGGGGGAGCATCTACAAGCTCCTCTACAAGGAGTTCCTCCTCTTCGTGGCCCTGTACACTGTGCTCAGCATCACCTACCG GCTGCTGCTGACCCAGGAGCAGAGGCATGTGTATGCCCAGGTGGCCCGGTACTGCAACCGCTCAGCGGACCTCATCCCCTTGTCCTTTGTATTGG GTTTCTACGTGACGCTGGTGGTGAACCGCTGGTGGTCCCAGTACACAAGCATCCCGCTGCCGGACCAGCTGATGTGCGTCATTTCGGCCAGCGTGCACGGCGCGGACCAGCGGGGCCGCCTGCTGCGCCGCACGCTCATGCGCTACGCCAACCTGGCGTCGGTGCTGGTGCTGCGCTCGGTCAGCACGCGAGTGCTCAAGCGCTTCCCCACCATGGAGCACGTGGTGGACGCAG GTTTCATGtcccaggaagagaggaaaaagttTGAGAGCCTGAAATCCGACTTCAACAAGTACTGGGTGCCCTGCGTCTGGTTCACCAACTTGGCGGCCCAGGCCCGGAGGGATGGGCATATCCGTGATGACATAGCTCTCTGTCTACTTCTGGAA GAGCTGAACAAGTACCGTGCCAAGTGCAGCATGCTGTTCCACTATGACTGGATCAGCATCCCCCTCGTCTACACCCAA GTGGTGACCATAGCTGTCTACTCCTTCTTTGCCCTCTCCCTGGTTGGCCGCCAGTTTGTGGAGCCAGAGGCAGGAGCTACCAAACCTCAGGAGCCTGCTCCGGCCTTAGGAGACCTGGACATGTACGTGCCTCTCACCACTCTGCTGCAGTTCTTCTTCTATGCTGGTTGGCTCAAG GTGGCCGAACAGATCATCAACCCCTttggtgaggatgatgatgacTTTGAGACCAATCAGCTAATAGACCGTAACTTGCAG GTGTCCCTGCTATCCGTGGATGACATGTACCAGAACCTGCCCCCCGCCGAGAAGGACCTGTATTGGGATGAGAACCAGCCGCAGCCACCCTACACTGTGGCCACGGCGGCCGAGTCCCTGCGGCCTTCCTTCCTGGGCTCCACCTTCAACCTGCG CATGAGCGACGACCCTGAGCAGAGCCTGCAGGTGGAGGCGTCCCCGGCGTCGCCTcggcccgcgccccccgcgcaGACCCCGCTGCTCGGCCGCTTCCTGGGCGCAGGGGCGCCCTCCCCCGCCACCAGCCTCCGGAACTTCGGCCGCGCGCGAGGCGGCCCCCGGACCCCGCATCTGCTGCGCTTGCGGGCCGAGGAGCGCGACGACCCGGAGGCCGCGGCCCGCATCGAGGAGGAGGCGGCGGAGTCCGAGGACGAGGCCCCGGAGCCCTGA
- the RPS8 gene encoding 40S ribosomal protein S8: MGISRDNWHKRRKTGGKRKPYHKKRKYELGRPAANTKIGPRRIHTVRVRGGNKKYRALRLDVGNFSWGSECCTRKTRIIDVVYNASNNELVRTKTLVKNCIVLIDSTPYRQWYESHYALPLGRKKGAKLTPEEEEILNKKRSKKIQKKYDERKKNAKISSLLEEQFQQGKLLACIASRPGQCGRADGYVLEGKELEFYLRKIKARKGK, from the exons ATGG GCATCTCTCGGGACAACTGGCACAAGCGCCGCAAGACCGGGGGCAAGAGAAAGCCCTACCACAAGAAGCGGAAGTATGAGCTGGGGCGCCCCGCTGCCAACACAAAG ATTGGCCCCCGCCGCATACACACAGTCCGTGTGCGGGGAGGTAACAAGAAATACCGTGCCCTGAGGCTGGACGTGGGGAACTTCTCCTGGGGCTCAGAGT GTTGTACTCGGAAAACAAGGATCATTGATGTTGTCTACAATGCATCCAATAATGAGCTGGTCCGCACCAAGACATTGGTGAAGAACTGCATCGTGCTCATTGACAGCACACCGTACCGACAGTGGTACGAGTCCCACTATGCATTGCCCCTGGGCCGCAAGAAGGGGGCCAAGCTG ActcctgaggaagaagaaattttaaacaaaaaacgatccaaaaaaattcagaagaaatacgatgaaaggaaaaagaatgctAAAATCAGCAGTCTTCTGGAGGAGCAGTTTCAGCAGGGCAAGCTTCTCG CATGCATTGCGTCCCGACCAGGCCAGTGTGGCCGAGCAGATGGCTATGTGCTAGAGGGCAAGGAGCTGGAGTTCTACCTGAGGAAAATCAAGGCCCGGAAAGGCAAATAA